From a region of the Neodiprion fabricii isolate iyNeoFabr1 chromosome 7, iyNeoFabr1.1, whole genome shotgun sequence genome:
- the LOC124186145 gene encoding snaclec bitiscetin subunit alpha-like isoform X2, whose amino-acid sequence MYSPLAVLPLHLACQLIDADNFTATNVSLVLDRSLVPKVATELPDGYAVFPDIGVAYKVYKNKLLWDKAQKICIADGGYLAVLDSFRKVEVATGLKETSANPYVGFHRIFDSTEWTEMKTGLTAVAIPWRSDSPDSDATRKCVTLWADGSGLYATRCNEVHPFICEVPIFKE is encoded by the exons ATGTACAGTCCGCTGGCCGTGCTGCCCTTGCATCTCGCTTGTCAGCTGATAGATGCCGACAACTTCACCGCAACCAATGTCAGCTTGG TCTTAGATCGGTCGTTGGTACCGAAGGTCGCCACTGAGCTGCCTGATGGCTACGCGGTCTTCCCGGATATCGGAGTTGCCTACAAAGTCTACAAGAATAAGCTCCTCTGGGATAAGGCCCAAAAAATTTGCATCGCTGACGGAGGATACTTGGCTGTATTGGATTCGTTCCGGAAAGTGGAGGTCGCGACGGGATTGAAAGAAACCAGCGCGAATCCGTACGTTGGATTTCACAGAATTTTCGACAGCACCGAATGGACCGAGATGAAAACTG GTTTAACCGCGGTAGCGATACCGTGGAGATCCGACTCGCCAGACAGTGATGCTACACGAAAATGTGTTACTCTATGGGCCGATGGAAGTGGACTGTACGCCACGAGATGCAACGAGGTACATCCTTTCATCTGTGAAGTTCCAATATTCAAGGAATGA
- the LOC124186146 gene encoding uncharacterized protein LOC124186146 isoform X1, with product MATLLVSLPMHLACQIMCAGNSTNGNVTFGQNTSTGKQNSSPLPEGYIAFPDIGVAYKSHHTELVLWNEARRRCIEDGATLAVIDSFKKLEYAMKVKPVTSSSQIGIHRFFNRGEWTSVKTGKGSNSLIIIVSSNSRHVRRLLQKPWNKSIDFNIDENSQNFNARFWNRKGSRSV from the exons ATGGCAACGCTCCTCGTTTCGCTTCCGATGCATCTCGCCTGCCAGATAATGTGTGCCGGTAATTCTACCAACGGAAATGTAACTTTTG GTCAAAATACGTCTACTGGTAAGCAAAACAGTTCCCCGTTGCCCGAGGGGTACATAGCCTTCCCGGATATCGGTGTCGCCTACAAGTCGCATCACACGGAATTGGTGTTGTGGAATGAGGCTCGAAGACGATGCATAGAAGATGGCGCTACCTTGGCGGTGATCGATTCGTTCAAAAAACTGGAATACGCAATGAAAGTTAAACCAGTCACGTCTTCTTCGCAGATTGGCATTCACAGATTTTTCAACAGGGGTGAATGGACGAGTGTCAAGACTGGTAAGGGTTCAAATTCACTCATCATCATCGTCTCGTCAAACTCGCGGCATGTTCGGCGCCTGTTACAGAAACCCTGGaataaaagtatcgatttcAACATCGACGAAAACTCGCAAAACTTCAACGCTCGTTTCTGGAATCGTAAAGGTTCGAGGTCCGTTTAG
- the LOC124186147 gene encoding C-type lectin domain family 3 member A-like isoform X2 has product MAALLVSLPMHLACQIMCADNSTNGNVTFVQNTSTRKQNSSPLPEGYISFPDIGVAYKLHDRELVLWNEARRRCIEDGATLAVIDSLKKLEYVKKMKLDSHHLHIGIHRFFDRDEWTSVKTGLPVSFVPWSYNEPTNEKDQYCVMMWSNGSGLAAANCYKNTKHFICEIPI; this is encoded by the exons ATGGCAGCGCTCCTCGTTTCGCTTCCGATGCATCTCGCCTGCCAGATAATGTGTGCCGATAATTCTACCAACGGAAATGTAACTTTTG TTCAAAATACGTCTACCCGTAAGCAAAACAGTTCTCCGTTGCCCGAGGGGTACATATCCTTCCCGGATATCGGTGTCGCCTACAAGTTGCATGACAGGGAATTGGTGTTGTGGAATGAGGCTCGAAGACGATGCATAGAAGATGGCGCTACCTTGGCGGTGAtcgattcgttgaaaaaactggaatacgtaaagaaaatgaaactagACAGCCATCATTTGCACATTGGCATTCACAGATTTTTCGACAGGGATGAATGGACGAGTGTCAAGACTG GTCTTCCCGTGTCCTTCGTTCCATGGTCGTATAATGAACCGACCAATGAAAAGGACCAATACTGCGTAATGATGTGGAGCAACGGAAGTGGACTTGCTGCAGCAAATTGCTATAAAAACACCAAGCACTTTATTTGCGAGATTCCGATATGA
- the LOC124186146 gene encoding tetranectin-like protein isoform X2, whose protein sequence is MATLLVSLPMHLACQIMCAGNSTNGNVTFGQNTSTGKQNSSPLPEGYIAFPDIGVAYKSHHTELVLWNEARRRCIEDGATLAVIDSFKKLEYAMKVKPVTSSSQIGIHRFFNRGEWTSVKTGLPVSFIPWARTEPTHGVDQYCVVMWSSGEGLAAANCTSNRHFICEIPI, encoded by the exons ATGGCAACGCTCCTCGTTTCGCTTCCGATGCATCTCGCCTGCCAGATAATGTGTGCCGGTAATTCTACCAACGGAAATGTAACTTTTG GTCAAAATACGTCTACTGGTAAGCAAAACAGTTCCCCGTTGCCCGAGGGGTACATAGCCTTCCCGGATATCGGTGTCGCCTACAAGTCGCATCACACGGAATTGGTGTTGTGGAATGAGGCTCGAAGACGATGCATAGAAGATGGCGCTACCTTGGCGGTGATCGATTCGTTCAAAAAACTGGAATACGCAATGAAAGTTAAACCAGTCACGTCTTCTTCGCAGATTGGCATTCACAGATTTTTCAACAGGGGTGAATGGACGAGTGTCAAGACTG GTCTTCCCGTGTCCTTCATTCCATGGGCGCGTACTGAACCGACCCACGGCGTGGACCAATACTGCGTAGTGATGTGGAGCAGCGGAGAAGGACTTGCTGCAGCAAATTGCACCTCCAACCGGCACTTTATTTGCGAGATTCCGATATGA
- the LOC124186145 gene encoding uncharacterized protein LOC124186145 isoform X1: MSGGLLVTLPLQLACQLIGGGNSTLDSISVVLNETTTLPEGYTAFEDVGVAYKYYANKMTWNAARKQCIAVGGDLAVIDSFDKVGYAASLKEKSINAHVGLHRLFNNIEWMSVKSGEPVAFVPWKPEANMNSGAGGCTVLWFDGSGLSPSNCSQELPSICEISLFKGHKRKLEVLRREENVESLRQTEITVNTKRVTSLG; the protein is encoded by the exons ATGTCTGGAGGGCTTTTAGTGACGCTGCCTCTGCAGCTGGCCTGCCAACTTATCGGAGGAGGGAATTCAACCTTAGACAGCATTTCCGTCG TACTGAACGAGACAACCACGTTGCCGGAGGGTTACACAGCTTTCGAAGACGTCGGAGTTGCCTACAAATACTACGCCAATAAAATGACCTGGAACGCAGCCCGGAAACAGTGCATCGCGGTGGGTGGTGATCTGGCTGTGATCGACTCCTTCGACAAGGTCGGATACGCCGCAAGCCTGAAGGAGAAGAGCATAAACGCCCACGTGGGCCTTCACAGATTGTTCAACAACATAGAATGGATGAGCGTGAAAAGCG GTGAGCCCGTCGCTTTCGTACCCTGGAAACCAGAGGCAAACATGAATTCAGGAGCCGGAGGATGCACGGTTTTGTGGTTCGACGGAAGCGGATTGAGTCCATCGAACTGCAGTCAGGAGTTGCCCTCAATTTGCGAGATTTCCTTGTTCAAAGGACACAAGCGCAAGCTGGAGGTTCTCCGGAGAGAAGAGAACGTCGAATCGTTGCGACAGACCGAAATAACGGTGAACACGAAGCGCGTGACAAGCTTAGGGTGA